Proteins from a single region of Hordeum vulgare subsp. vulgare chromosome 6H, MorexV3_pseudomolecules_assembly, whole genome shotgun sequence:
- the LOC123401976 gene encoding 3-ketoacyl-CoA synthase 5-like → MSSSAQLKRLYQLAVSNIVAIVAVPFAASALLKAAELGPDELLARLRALRPVHMFLAAFVPSAAAAVYLKLRPRAVYMVDYACFRTSPSCRVPFAAFEEHARVWPGFDERSVRFMSRLLERSGLGEETCLPYAQHYIPPSCDLESSRAEAELIVFSAIDDLLAKTKVAPVDIDILVVNCSLFAPTPSFADMIVNRYNLRKDVRNVHLAGMGCSAGLISVGLARNLLQVAPRGSNALVVSTETITPNYYMGKERAMLLPNCLFRMGGAAVLLSTNGANARFRLARVVRTLTGSQDGAYRCVYQEEDERGNVGINLSKDLMSVAGEALKANITAMGPLVLPASEQLLFALSFIARRVVNRGIKPYIPDFRTAFEHFCIHAGGRAVIDELQRSLTLSDEQVEASRMTLHRFGNTSSSSLWYELAYVEAKGRMRKGDRVWMIGFGSGFKCNSAAWECIRPPAAPGGADGPWAACVHRYPVDIPDVLKH, encoded by the coding sequence ATGAGCTCGTCGGCGCAGCTCAAGCGGCTGTACCAGCTGGCGGTGAGCAACATCGTGGCCATCGTGGCAGTGCCCTTCGCCGCCTCGGCCCTGCTCAAGGCGGCGGAGCTAGGGCCCGATGAGCTGCTCGCCCGGCTGCGCGCGCTCCGGCCCGTGCACATGTTCCTCGCCGCGTTCGTCCCGTCCGCGGCGGCcgccgtctacctcaagctccggCCGCGCGCGGTGTACATGGTGGACTACGCGTGCTTCCGCACCAGCCCCAGCTGCCGCGTCCCGTTCGCCGCGTTCGAGGAGCACGCCCGCGTGTGGCCGGGCTTCGACGAGCGCAGCGTGCGCTTCATGTCGCGCTTGCTCGAGCGCTCGGGGCTCGGGGAGGAGACCTGCCTCCCCTACGCGCAGCACTACATCCCGCCGTCCTGCGACCTCGAGTCCTCCCGCGCCGAGGCCGAGCTCATCGTCTTCTCCGCCATCGACGACCTGCTCGCCAAGACCAAGGTCGCCCCGGTGGACATCGACATCCTCGTCGTCAACTGCAGCCTCTTCGCGCCAACGCCGTCTTTCGCCGACATGATCGTCAACCGGTACAACCTGCGCAAGGACGTGCGCAACGTGCACCTCGCCGGGATGGGGTGCAGCGCCGGTCTCATCTCCGTGGGGCTCGCCCGGAACCTGCTGCAGGTCGCTCCCAGGGGCTCGAACGCGCTGGTGGTGTCGACGGAGACCATCACGCCCAACTACTACATGGGCAAGGAGCGCGCCATGCTCCTGCCCAACTGCCTCTTCCGCATGGGCGGCGCCGCCGTGCTCCTCTCCACCAACGGCGCCAACGCGCGGTTCCGGCTGGCGCGGGTGGTGCGGACGCTGACCGGGTCCCAGGACGGCGCGTACCGCTGCGTGTACCAGGAGGAGGACGAGCGCGGCAACGTGGGGATAAACCTGTCCAAGGACCTGATGAGCGTCGCCGGCGAGGCGCTGAAGGCGAACATCACGGCCATGGGGCCCCTGGTGCTGCCGGCGTCGGAGCAGCTGCTGTTCGCGCTGTCCTTCATCGCGCGCAGGGTGGTGAACCGCGGGATCAAGCCGTACATCCCGGACTTCCGCACGGCGTTCGAGCACTTCTGCATCCAcgcgggcgggcgggcggtgATCGACGAGCTGCAGCGCAGCCTGACGCTGTCGGACGAGCAGGTGGAGGCGTCGCGGATGACGCTGCACCGGTTCGGCAACACGTCGAGCAGCTCGCTGTGGTACGAGCTGGCGTACGTGGAGGCCAAGGGGCGCATGCGCAAGGGCGACCGCGTGTGGATGATCGGCTTCGGCTCCGGGTTCAAGTGCAACAGCGCCGCCTGGGAGTGCATCCGCCCGCCCGCGGCGCCCGGCGGCGCCGACGGGCCCTGGGCCGCCTGCGTCCACCGCTACCCCGTCGACATCCCCGACGTGCTCAAGCACTAG